A genomic window from Fusarium oxysporum Fo47 chromosome X, complete sequence includes:
- a CDS encoding fungal-specific transcription factor domain-containing protein → MSVATKRPFKVRFANGSKYQKAIEAHEHEPSACQISFPSHSTSRCEESSKPQRTKSRLGCLECRIRRVKCDETFPVCLRCQRRGSVCMASNRPARWRIEMPWLSNMALLNSWPADNPPNKRLVQYWIEQVSQGLCIDKNHNPLALPLLPYMVASPSLLHAIQSISAGHEVFFNDRALTLCLQERGHSMRLVREELQVQDSETISITSILTVFLLGVSSSWIESRPESWGKEHLDGARALIKVILAGPRNMAGSRNEADPLIQLLYGWFLYWDMTCSILDDPDNVLNQGIPKLGQDPDCFHPMIGFSSELYSKVADVGRHCRRLYDRGHADPDFDDGEAERQLLAWLPTRGDKYIRDLSCAYRNHGLLMLYEARHLVESSDTFSSFDKRDGHDQNDNEPGSASNIRSLALQTIESMLETPLTEPCVNYQSLPLLSAAAELTSADTDLRNKVISRYKALYSLARFPIYMRSVQLLEELWPLRDCGLGVSWLDLSLTKGWKL, encoded by the coding sequence ATGAGTGTCGCGACCAAACGCCCCTTCAAAGTGAGATTTGCCAACGGTTCCAAGTATCAAAAGGCGATTGAAGCCCATGAGCATGAACCGTCTGCTTGCCAAATATCCTTCCCCTCCCATTCCACGTCCCGTTGCGAGGAAAGCTCCAAGCCTCAACGCACAAAGAGTCGTCTGGGTTGTTTAGAATGCCGAATCCGACGCGTCAAGTGCGATGAGACCTTTCCAGTATGCCTACGCTGCCAACGTCGCGGCTCCGTCTGCATGGCTAGCAACCGCCCAGCTCGGTGGCGAATTGAGATGCCTTGGCTGTCCAATATGGCGCTCCTCAACTCCTGGCCCGCCGATAACCCTCCAAATAAGAGGCTCGTTCAATACTGGATTGAGCAGGTCAGTCAAGGCCTCTGCATCGACAAGAATCACAACCCCTTAGCGCTACCTCTCTTACCATATATGGTAGCTAGCCCTTCACTACTCCACGCGATACAGAGCATCAGTGCTGGCCATGAGGTCTTCTTTAATGACCGAGCTCTTACTCTCTGCCTACAAGAACGTGGTCATTCTATGAGACTAGTTCGCGAGGAGCTGCAGGTCCAGGATTCCGAAACCATCTCTATTACTTCTATACTCACCGTCTTTCTACTCGGAGTATCCTCTTCCTGGATCGAGTCACGCCCTGAATCATGGGGTAAAGAGCACCTGGATGGGGCCCGTGCTCTTATAAAGGTTATTCTGGCTGGCCCAAGAAATATGGCTGGTTCAAGGAATGAGGCAGACCCTCTAATCCAGCTCCTGTATGGTTGGTTTCTCTATTGGGATATGACGTGCTCGATTCTCGATGACCCCGACAATGTTCTAAATCAAGGGATACCAAAGTTGGGACAGGACCCTGATTGCTTTCATCCTATGATAGGCTTCTCCTCGGAGCTTTATTCAAAGGTTGCTGATGTTGGTCGTCACTGTAGACGGCTTTACGATCGTGGCCATGCAGACCCAGACTTTGACGACGGAGAAGCCGAAAGACAACTTTTAGCATGGTTGCCAACCCGTGGCGATAAGTATATCCGCGACTTGAGTTGCGCTTACCGAAATCATGGCCTGTTGATGCTGTATGAGGCACGCCATCTCGTCGAGAGTTCTGACACGTTCTCATCTTTCGATAAACGAGATGGTCATGATCAAAACGACAATGAGCCCGGTTCTGCATCAAATATCAGATCTCTTGCTTTACAGACCATAGAAAGCATGCTCGAAACTCCCCTCACCGAGCCCTGCGTCAACTACCAGTCCCTACCTCTGCTTAGCGCTGCAGCTGAGCTTACATCTGCAGACACTGACTTGAGGAATAAAGTTATATCGCGATACAAGGCGCTCTATTCATTAGCCCGCTTTCCAATCTATATGCGGTCTGTCCAGCTATTAGAAGAGCTTTGGCCTCTGCGAGACTGCGGCTTGGGGGTATCATGGTTAGATCTGAGTTTGACAAAAGGTTGGAAGTTA
- a CDS encoding MOSC domain-containing protein, with product MSLLIEQIYTYPIKSLRGVRLESIRALPTGFAYDRHFMLWDVEKKKGLHVGLRSSLCLFTTSLTPEHEPQSIKVHYGLSHTFDKPNKHVDPSPLMVPLVPNVKGLPQVTVTMHLSPCLAFDMGQKYNDWFSDRLGFSVKLLYIGDHRRKVLGNMGQGVSISTVQTEPWLAIIPAAFFLGYFLLPQHAPSQTQLIIAILAVVSSCAVVLQQLGLWKNSKKPLITFADLAAYLIISRKSYEDVNDRLPDEEEMDITKFRANIVVSGAEEAYEEDFWAELQFRGSIAMKLTQNCARCSSLNVDYATGKAGTSEAGKVLNKLSKDRRIDPGVKWSPVFGRYGFIMPGFSSDGTVVFNVGDKVEVTKRNSQRTITGK from the exons ATGTCTTTGCTCATTGAACAG ATCTACACATATCCTATCAAGTCCCTTAGAGGCGTACGACTCGAATCAATACGAGCCCTTCCTACTGGCTTCGCATATGATCGTCATTTTATGCTGTgggatgttgagaagaagaagggtctTCATGTCGGCCTTCGATCCTCTCTTTGTCTCTTCACCACCAGCTTAACTCCTGAGCATGAACCTCAAAGTATCAAGGTGCACTATGGTCTTAGCCATACGTTTGATAAGCCAAACAAACATGTCGATCCATCTCCATTGATGGTACCCTTGGTCCCGAACGTGAAGGGGCTACCACAGGTAACCGTGACGATGCACTTAAGTCCTTGTTTAGCGTTTGACATGGGACAAAAATACAACGACTGGTTTAGCGACCGACTCGGATTTTCTGTCAAACTTCTCTACATCGGAGACCATCGCAGAAAGGTTCTGGGAAACATGGGCCAGGGAGTCAGCATTAGTACGGTCCAAACTGAGCCGTGGTTAGCGATTATTCcggcagccttcttcttgggttACTTTCTGCTTCCACAACATGCACCAAGTCAGACCCAGTTAATCATTGCTATTCTGGCGGTGGTTTCAAGTTGTGCGGTTGTGTTGCAACAATTGGGGCTGTGGAAAAATTCCAAGAAGCCCTTGATCACCTTCGCGGACCTCGCTGCGTATCTTATCATCAGTCGAAAGAGCTACGAAGACGTCAATGACAGGCTTCcagacgaggaggagatggacaTCACCAAATTCCGGGCCAACATTGTTGTTTCGGGAGCCGAAGAAGCATATGAAGAAGACTTTTGGGCTGAATTGCAATTCCGAGGGAGCATCGCCATGAAGTTAACCCAGAACTGCGCTAGGTGCAGTAGCCTCAATGTGGACTATGCTACTGGCAAAGCTGGCACCAGTGAGGCTGGTAAGGTTTTGAATAAATTAAGCAAAGACAGGAGAATTGATCCAGGTGTTAAATGGAGTCCGGTATTTGGAAGATATGGCTTTATCATGCCAGGTTTCTCTTCAGATGGCACTGTCGTCTTCAATGTAGGTGACAAAGTCGAGGTAACAAAGCGCAACTCACAACGAACAATCACAGGCAAGTAG
- a CDS encoding heme peroxidase gives MGVPTNTRPGVEPEGLFAGGDPRTNEDWLLLGIHTLLLREHSRLCDIHKKQKPGWDDEQLYQTVRLVMSAKDGLIANTYQMAYWTEKMPWPRDDGFPLYRQMFVMAVVYRFHEFIIPSFSIKDQNNETLWEQNLFETSINSTGLLNVGLERILAGALSSHIPDFKSGVDESFRSAEIYRGRPFDVVVSSIVHEQEQGLSTFNQYFHEYNAQDQEVVVPI, from the exons ATGGGTGTACCGACCAACACGCGGCCTGGTGTAGAACCAGAGGGACTGTTTGCCGGAGGCGATCCTCGTACCAATGAAGACTGGCTGCTTCTTGGTATCCACACATTACTACTTCGTGAGCATAGCAGGCTCTGTGACATTcacaagaagcagaagccGGGCTGGGACGATGAGCAGCTTTATCAGACCGTGCGACTCGTCATGTCTGCGAAAGATGGATTGATCGCCAACACATACCAAATGGCCTATTGGACGGAGAAGATGCCATGGCCAAGAGATGACGGATTTCCTCTGTACCGTCAGATGTTTG TGATGGCTGTTGTCTATCGCTTTCACGAGTTTATCATTCCGAGCTTCTCAATCAAGGATCAGAACAATGAGACATTATGGGAGCAAAACCTGTTTGAGACGAGCATTAATAGTACTGGGTTACTCAATGTCGGGCTGGAAAGAATTCTTGCTGGGGCTCTTTCGTCGCACATTCCCGACTTCAAGTCTGGAGTAGACGAGAGTTTCAGAAGCGCTGAAATCTACCGTGGGCGTCCCTTTGACGTTGTCGTCTCAAGTATTGTGCATGAGCAAGAGCAAGGGTTGTCGACATTCAACCAATATTTTCACGAGTACAACGCTCAGGATCAAGAAGTTGTTGTCCCAATTTGA
- a CDS encoding ankyrin repeat-containing domain protein, with product MTMLHTDGSILYENGKDPDMKIKFESGEVLLLNEATQYGQVDIVRFLLNHQPRYASIYERDQSDSTALLSAASAQGLPGPAESEAMINLLLDRGASASDVSNEDARISNTVLTLVTQWAGSPLIKRLIDDGADIYTKVERVNALYVACTHANFEAVKTLIDCRGAELDTLDVLWQRDSRGSLPLHWVTQSDLPKESFGYSNAGVRDKAQSIANIVELLFGLDPTIINLLCARGGDASIQNTEGQTPLHTLFRLEDGGDYRDYFCEKNSVDIATVTALLAQPANLEWADVVSLLLVHGADPALLNLNGQTALHRAGGGTYLRRNQKYKAPERIRAQEDVLSRLVKAGGVGLIDLTDAEGMKHREIYHKTRQGWKELDGPPKQTGNGRGRGRGPRIHKI from the exons ATGACGATGCTTCATACGGACGGTTCAATTTTATATGAGAAT GGCAAGGATCCCGATATGAAAATCAAATTCGAATCAGGAGAAGTTCTGTTATTGAACGAAGCCACCCAATATGGCCAAGTCGACATAGTCCGATTCCTACTCAATCACCAGCCACGATACGCCAGCATCTACGAACGCGACCAAAGCGACTCTACTGCATTACTATCAGCTGCTTCGGCCC AAGGTCTACCTGGACCTGCGGAAAGCGAAGCAATGATAAATTTGCTATTGGACCGAGGTGCCTCCGCGTCTGATGTCTCAAATGAGGATGCAAGAATAAGCAACACAGTCCTGACATTGGTTACACAGTGGGCAGGTTCACCATTGATCAAGAGGCTCATCGACGATGGTGCCGATATTTACACCAAGGTGGAAAGAG TTAACGCACTATATGTTGCCTGCACTCACGCAAACTTCGAAGCTGTGAAGACTCTTATTGATTGTCGGGGCGCTGAGTTGGATACTTTGGATGTCCTATGGCAACGAGACAGTCGTGGAAGTCTTCCTCTCCATTGGGTGACTCAAAGCGACTTGCCAAAGGAGAGTTTTGGATACTCAAATGCGGGTGTCCGCGACAAAGCACAGAGCATTGCGAATATCGTTGAACTGCTCTTTGGCCTAGAcccaaccatcatcaac CTCCTTTGCGCCAGGGGCGGCGATGCCAGCATACAGAACACAGAAGGTCAAACGCCTCTGCATACCCTATTCCGTCTCGAGGATGGTGGTGACTATAGAGACTACTTTTGCGAAAAGAATTCCGTCGACATAGCCACCGTAACAGCTTTACTCGCCCAAC CGGCAAACCTGGAATGGGCCGATGTCGTATCACTTCTTCTTGTGCACGGCGCTGACCCTGCCCTACTGAATTTGAATGGGCAAACAGCCCTTCACCGAGCTGGTGGTGGTACGTACTTGAGACGTAACCAGAAGTACAAAGCGCCGGAAAGAATAAGGGCACAGGAGGATGTGTTGTCAAGACTGGTGAAGGCTGGAGGGGTGGGGCTGATAGACTTGACGGACGCGGAGGGAATGAAACATAGAGAGATATATCATAAAACGAGGCAGGGATGGAAAGAGCTCGATGGCCCCCCGAAGCAAACTGGAAATGGGAGGGGTCGAGGAAGAGGACCTAGGATACATAAGATTTAG
- a CDS encoding HAD-like domain-containing protein: MSSPNYTAVVLDLGRVLVNYTTKNTLGLSSSQIASALDSPAWHEYERGELPEQEAYDRVTRDSKIDLETWTQALEQMRYSMKANQALISAIKELKQTYSKVKIFCLSNIPRPEVELLKDEIDSWGIVDQFFASSDMRERKPDMAIYKKFSKHVHVSASSCIFVDDKVENVTAAQALGFKGIVFKDNESLVRILHNALGDPVSRAQRFLNQNAKKMFCTLSTGQMQPDNYSQLVILQNTGDRDLVVLENERYTWNYFQGKPTFAGTTYPDDSDTTSLAMAILEGIPVADKVQARDKILSNLSPDGLPYCWFSKTRPRFCHCICATVFRFFVINEWQDKLPGVYEFLCQLLETRAYLHGSRYYESPDWLLYILSDLCARRPSDPNLGKMRNLLVTCMQERMGCNGNILSAAMRVLSAQSLGLKNNRDLETVLEGQQVDGGWELAWLWGYGSKPLKIGSRGVVTAMAMNAIRRAQA, from the exons ATGTCTAGTCCAAACTATACCGCAGTCGTCCTTGATCTGGGCCGAGTGCTCGTCAACTacaccaccaaaaacacCCTTGGTCTATCATCAAGCCAAATTGCCAGCGCTCTAGACTCACCGGCCTGGCATGAATATGAACGAGGTGAACTGCCTGAGCAAGAGGCTTACGATAGAGTTACGAGGGACTCCAAAATTGATCTGGAGACCTGGACACAGGCTTTGGAACAGATGAGGTATAGTATGAAGGCCAATCAGGCCCTCATATCTGCCATCAAGGAACTGAAGCAGACCTACTCGAAGGTCAAGATCTTTTGCCTGTCCAACATCCCGAGACCTGAAGTTGAGCTTCTGAAAGATGAGATTGACAGTTGGGGAATTGTCGATCAGTTCTTTGCATCTTCAGACATGCGTGAGCGAAAGCCAGACATGGCTATTTACAAGAAGTTCTCGAAGCACGTTCACGTGTCTGCATCATCGTGcatctttgttgatgataaggTTGAGAACGTCACTGCGGCTCAGGCACTAGGCTTCAAAGGCATCGTCTTCAAGGACAACGAATCATTGGTCAGAATCCTTCACAACGCGCTGGGCGATCCTGTTTCCCGAGCCCAAAGATTCCTCAATCAGAATGCAAAGAAAATGTTCTGCACACTCAGTACAGGACAGATGCAGCCTGACAATTACTCTCAGTTGGTAATTCTACAAAACACAGGAGATCG GGACTTGGTTGTTCTTGAGAACGAACGGTATACTTGGAACTACTTCCAGGGAAAGCCAACGTTTGCCGGGACGACATATCCTGACGACTCAGACACGACGTCACTAGCCATGGCAATCTTGGAAGGGATCCCAGTAGCTGACAAAGTGCAAGCAAGAGATAAGATCCTCTCGAATCTGAGCCCTGATGGACTCCCATAC TGCTGGTTCAGCAAAACGAGACCTCGCTTCTGCCACTGTATCTGTGCCACCGTTTTCCgcttcttcgtcatcaatGAATGGCAAGACAAGCTTCCTGGAGTCTACGAATTTCTCTGCCAGCTCCTCGAAACAAGGGCTTACCTCCATGGCAGCCGGTACTACGAAAGTCCAGATTGGCTGCTTTACATTCTCTCTGATCTTTGTGCTCGTCGACCTTCAGATCCGAACCTTGGAAAGATGCGAAACTTGCTTGTCACATGCATGCAAGAGCGTATGGGCTGCAATGGAAACATTCTCAGTGCTGCGATGAGAGTTTTGAGTGCTCAGTCTCTGGGCTTGAAGAATAATAGAGATCTCGAGACTGTACTTGAAGGCCAACAGGTCGATGGCGGATGGGAGCTGGCGTGGCTGTGGGGATACGGTTCCAAACCGCTCAAGATTGGGAGCCGAGGTGTAGTTACGGCTATGGCTATGAATGCGATTCGGCGTGCACAGGCCTAA
- a CDS encoding amino acid/polyamine transporter I, whose amino-acid sequence MAPPEAEKPVDHTLNRRPSVSKGENTEISNDAARLMAMGYQPQMRRDISTLQLIGVAFMVTASWLGVLGGFTTGVVVGGSVCLIYGLIIVGVFSTFFAITLGELASAMPTAGGQYYWVSVLAPKKLSRPSAFFTGLCNLAGGVVATAGSSVLLGNMVLACVKLYQPSFEIHAWQNWLIGLAFNWTACSVNMSKKTVARTLSVGMFISIAVVIGLVISIPATSPEHTDAKFIFTSTENVSGWSSHGMAFLVGLINANYSFGLIDTAVHLAEDITNPEKTVPKALLLTVGISFFTAWPLAILLMYCLSDFEAIVSTPTGLPLLELFHFAFRGNKAAAVAMLALVAFCYSIAMASLHAYMSKICWAFARDNGLPMSHLWSRVHPALNVPIYALILCATLVSILSTLVMASTTAFNSLAAGVIIFPSLTYTLPAIYSLLPSNKHIKGPFNLGAIGTLSKIMTATFCIFAIIIYSFPYFMPATASNMNYVSAILGIFCIWTVGDWFVRARKTFIIREVEDEIARAQ is encoded by the exons ATGGCTCCCCCAGAGGCAGAAAAGCCAGTTGATCACACTCTCAACCGCCGCCCTTCCGTCAGCAAGGGTGAAAATACAGAGATCAGTAATGACGCTGCGAGACTAATGG CAATGGGCTACCAGCCCCAGATGAGGAGAGATATCAGCACTCTTCAGCTAATTGGGGTGGCTTTCATGGTCACAGCATCCTGGCTTGGAGTACTGGGTGGTTTTACAACTGGAGTAGTGGTCGGAGGATCAGTTTGCCTCATCTATGGTCTGATCATTGTCGGTGTCTTTAGCACCTTTTTTGCTATCACCCTTGGAGAATTGGCGAGCGCTATGCCTACAGCTGGAGGTCAGTACTACTGGGTTTCTGTCCTTGCCCCCAAGAAGCTCTCTCGCCCCTCGGCCTTCTTTACCGGTCTCTGCAACCTGGCCGGCGGTGTCGTGGCCACTGCTGGCTCTAGTGTTTTGCTTGGCAACATGGTGTTGGCCTGTGTTAAGCTCTATCAGCCGTCATT CGAGATCCATGCCTGGCAGAATTGGCTGATCGGCCTTGCGTTCAACTGGACCGCCTGTTCAGTCAATATGAGCAAGAAGACCGTCGCCAGGACCTTGTCTGTAGGCATGTTCATCAGTATTGCCGTTGTTATCGGTCTCGTTATTTCCATCCCAGCCACCAGTCCCGAACATACCGACGCGAAGTTTATCTTCACGAGCACCGAGAATGTGAGTGGCTGGAGCTCGCATGGCATGGCCTTCCTTGTTGGCCTAATCAACGCCAACTATAGTTTTGGTCTCATTGATACCGCAGTGCACTTGGCCGAAGACATTACCAACCCTGAGAAGACCGTGCCAAAGGCTCTCTTATTGACCGTTGGGATCAGCTTTTTTACAGCTTGGCCGCTTGCTATTCTACTAATGTATTGCTTGTCAGACTTTGAAGCTATTGTCAGCACCCCAACAGGCCTCCCTTTGCTAGAGCTCTTCCACTTCGCATTCAGGGGCAATAAGGCAGCAGCGGTGGCAATGCTGGCCTTGGTAGCCTTTTGCTACTCAATCGCCATGGCTTCACTTCATGCCTATATGTCCAAGATCTGCTGGGCTTTTGCAAGGGACAACGGCCTCCCTATGTCTCACCTTTGGTCCAGGGTTCACCCAGCCCTCAATGTCCCTATATACGCCCTCATTCTCTGCGCTACCCTTGTCTCAATTCTATCGACACTTGTTATGGCTTCGACGACAGCCTTCAATAG TCTCGCTGCTGGCGTCATTATATTTCCATCTCTAACATATACCTTACCAGCTATCTATTCTTTACTTCCCAGTAATAAACATATCAAAGGCCCCTTCAACCTGGGTGCTATTGGGACCCTTTCCAAGATCATGACAGCTACCTTCTGCATTTTCGCCATTATCATCTATTCGTTTCCTTATTTCATGCCTGCAACTGCAAGCA ACATGAACTATGTGTCGGCTATTCTCGGAATCTTTTGTATCTGGACAGTGGGCGACTGGTTTGTGCGTGCTCGCAAAACCTTTATTATTCGAGAGGTGGAGGATGAGATAGCCCGGGCTCAATAG
- a CDS encoding aldehyde dehydrogenase domain-containing protein: protein MASTETMAELTAPNGVKYQQPLGLFINNEFVPAKSGIYISSVNPADEVEIAKVHAAEAEDVDVAVQAARAALDGPWNDFTSTERGRLLGRLADLVEANADILGTIEAWDCGKPYGVTLVDDIRETIAVFRYYAGYADKLHGQVIETEKNQHVFTTREPIGVCGQIIPWNYPLSMAAWKLGPAVATGNCVVIKAAEQTPLSILYLASLVKEAGYPKGVVNVINGYGKDAGAALAGHMDVDKIAFTGSTETGREIMRLASANLKSITLETGGKSPLIVFEDADLEKAAYWGHIGIMSNAGQVCTANSRIFVHGKVYDDFMAHFLKQVNGAKIGNPFSQDTTQGPQVNRIQRDRVLRYIELGVSEGASLAAGGKVFGNPDEGKGFFIEPTVFTNVKDDMTIYRDEIFGPVAAVTTFKTEEEVVRRANDTPFGLGAAIFTKDVSRIHRVTRRIQSGTVWVNSSNDSDIRAPFGGYKQSGIGRECGQAGIEAYTSVKTVFITLD, encoded by the exons ATGGCGTCAACCGAAACCATGGCTGAGCTGACTGCGCCTAATGGCGTCAAGTATCAGCAGCCACTGGGTTTGTTTATCAACAATGAGTTCGTCCCGGCAAAGTCCGGCATCTACATTTCTTCTGTGAATCCTGC GGACGAGGTTGAGATCGCCAAAGTTCATGCTGCTGAAGCCGAGGATGTCGATGTAGCAGTTCAAGCGGCAAGGGCTGCCCTGGACGGACCCTGGAACGACTTTACATCTACAGAACGAGGCCGTCTTTTGGGTCGTTTGGCTGATCTTGTTGAGGCAAATGCCGATATTCTAGGCACGATCGAGGCTTGGGATTGCG GCAAGCCCTACGGAGTTACTCTGGTGGATGATATCCGAGAAACCATAGCAGTATTCAGGTACTATGCCGGATATGCAGACAAGCTGCATGGGCAAG TAATTGAAACCGAAAAGAACCAACATGTCTTTACCACTCGCGAGCCTATTGGGGTTTGCGGTCAGATAATTCCCTGGAATTATCCCCTTAGCATGGCAGCCTGGAAGCTGGGGCCTGCTGTTGCCACTGGAAATTGCGTGGTGATTAAGGCAGCCGAGCAGACTCCGTTATCCATTTTATACCTTGCAAGCCTTGTCAAAGAGGCTGGCTATCCCAAGGGCGTAGTTAACGTGATCAATGGATATGGCAAGGATGCCGGTGCGGCGCTCGCAGGCCATATGGATGTTGATAAAATTGCATTCACTGGCTCAACCGAGACTGGCCGGGAGATTATGAGACTGGCATCGGCCAACCTCAAGAGCATCACTTTGGAAACAG GTGGGAAGTCTCCCCTGATTGTCTTTGAGGATGCCGACCTCGAAAAGGCTGCCTACTGGGGGCACATCGGCATCATGTCAAATGCTGGGCAAGTTTGTACAGCTAACAGTCGGATATTCGTTCACGGAAAGGTGTATGATGACTTCATGGCACATTTCCTGAAGCAAGTCAACGGCGCCAAAATCGGGAACCCTTTTAGCCAAGATACCACCCAGGGGCCCCAAGTGAACCGGATTCAACGAGACAGAGTCCTTCGATACATTGAGCTTGGAGTTTCTGAAGGTGCCTCACTGGCCGCCGGGGGTAAGGTTTTTGGAAATCCTGATGAAGGTAAAGGCTTTTTCATCGAGCCAACAGTCTTCACTAATGTAAAGGATGACATGACTATTTATCGGGATGAAATCTTTGGGCCCGTAGCTGCTGTAACGACTTTCAAgactgaggaagaggttgtcaGGCGAGCCAACGACACGCCATTTGGACTTGGTGCCGCAATCTTCACTAAAGATGTCAGCCGTATCCATCGAGTGACTCGCAGGATACAGAGCGGAA CTGTATGGGTCAACAGTAGTAACGATTCAGACATCCGCGCTCCATTTGGTGGTTACAAACAGTCGGGAATTGGCCGAGAATGCGGTCAAGCAGGCATAGAGGCTTACACTTCAGTTAAGACGGTCTTTATCACTCTAGACTAG